A window from Oceanithermus desulfurans encodes these proteins:
- a CDS encoding ABC transporter permease, whose product MARNIRGFVLQLREMEYAQAAKALGAGDTRILFRHIIPGTLGYLIVVASLAIPGYILAESGLSFLGLGIQEPSSSWGLLLSKAQQIGISAIKERPWLFIPGFFIFVSILTYNYLGDALRDALDPRAEH is encoded by the coding sequence CTGGCGCGCAACATCCGCGGCTTCGTGCTGCAGCTGCGGGAGATGGAGTACGCCCAGGCGGCCAAGGCCCTGGGCGCGGGCGACACGCGCATCCTCTTCCGCCACATCATCCCGGGCACGCTCGGCTACCTGATCGTCGTCGCTTCGCTGGCCATCCCCGGCTACATCCTCGCGGAGTCGGGGCTTTCGTTCCTTGGCCTGGGCATCCAGGAACCCTCCTCTTCGTGGGGGCTCCTGCTCTCGAAGGCCCAGCAGATCGGCATCAGCGCCATCAAGGAGCGGCCATGGCTGTTTATCCCCGGGTTCTTTATCTTTGTTAGCATATTGACGTATAACTATCTAGGAGATGCCTTGCGCGACGCGCTCGATCCCCGCGCAGAGCACTAG